The Antennarius striatus isolate MH-2024 chromosome 8, ASM4005453v1, whole genome shotgun sequence nucleotide sequence catagagttttgtattttattcatatttatttcagttgaatggactcagggaaaattgcagataagagccatgagaaaggatacaactgatttgatttttttttttattttgctatttcatagcagtgattggtaggatcatagagcaacacaataatttttttaattattattttgcacaataatccattattattgtgtactgtttattattgttcatgcaataatgcatgcacaGTAATGTATtatcagtttataatgcatgcaatttcatgaATGcctttatcttgatattaaggaatatattttgtttctgaaggacatttactttcttgctgtttgcctgttgaaaaggtttccccttgaagttattGATAgagccataacaaaatattgctttatttaatcaTCCAATAATATAcagtgttagctcttggttcaataggctatgttcatttcaatatgttttaataagcATTGAACCAGTCTGGCCCTCGGCTTGTAACAAATTGTTTTTTAGGCCCTCCATGTATTTGAGTTTGATACCTCCTGCTGTAGGGTAATTAGTAAAGTAATCTCtagttactcgcggttaatgcgttccaggaccacccacgaaaaacaaaattccgagACATAGCGACCaagtatttatttcattatttacagtaatttaaacgtttatgaaccctccccaaactgatattaaatcaccttatgtctgtattaccttttcccacactcttatagacttgtCCCACCCCCAGTGTTTCCTATGGTGGGCAAGAATGACGCACACCATATTCCTTGAACTGCATCCATCTCCTCAATTCATGGGAAGCCagtggagcaggtggaggagtaCAAATATTTGGGCACTATTTTTGATAACCTGCTGAAATTCTCCTCTAACACAGCTGAGATCCTCAGGAAGTGTGATCAGTGGCAGTACCTCCTCAGGAAACTTGATTCCTTTCAAGTCAGCAAACACATCCTGCTGGCTTTCTATTACTCCTTCGTTGAGAGCATCTCCACATTCTCCTTAACTTGCTGGTTCCACTCTGTCTGCCACCAAAACAGAAACCGTCTGGAGAAGATCACAAAAGTCTGTTCTGAGATCATTGGATTTCCAACCGGATCCCTCTCCTCCATATACGAGCAACAAACGCTCCGGCTAGCCAGTATAATCCTTCAGGACTCCACACTCTCTCCACGCTCCTCCTTTGAGTGGCTCCCCACTCAACGCAATCTCCGTTGCCCTGGCTACaggacacagaggaggaaagcTGCCTTTGTTCCCAAAGCTGAAAACCTCCTAAACTCCTGCAGAATCTCTCTACAGGTTTTGTGTTTACCTGTAACTGCatacctgtttatatttaatttggttatttttacattattaacaCTTTTTATAACAACACATAATGCTGCCACAATATGAAGCGCCTGATGGATATCGTTATACCTGTTTATATTGTCCATATCTAAATACATTATTGTGTATTTAGTGTTAGTTTTCTGTGTATTGAgtctggtttttgctctttgcactctgtatttcctttttgtgcaccaatcctgtcttttgtaaaataaagtttatttaattgaattgaatacaTTTGAAATGCAGTGTAGTCGTATGACATTAATTAAtaagagtataatatgggaccttaaTTGTAGTTAATGTTAAAGTGTGATTTCATTTATGTATAATCatcttttcaatatttttagtGTGTTCAACAGCAATTCTTATGAATATAGCAAAAAACATGGGATACGTacactcaaaataaataattcattagaTGAACTTGATTTTATCATGCCACCTACACTGTAAGCCAGAATGAGAAGTAGATCTCAAAAGTTTTAAGGGAATCATTTGCCTCAAAAGTTTTAAATagttaaacacatttattacagTTATTATATTACAAATATTCAGAACTTAAATTTTTAAAGTTACGTGTActaatctgaatttaaaaaatgtaaggTTTTTTGTACTTAGTACATGTATCagatatgtatatactgtatgtatccaTTGTCTGATCTTAAAAAAAGATTGTTCGGTACATAAATATATCAGCAATATGTACCATGAATCAATATTATGAACTTTAAGTTTGGtacttatatatttatatatctatacatatatatgtatttcaGTTACATGTACAGTGCAAAAATGATCTGACCTTAAAAAGTAGTACCTTGCAATTATATAGTTATGATACATGTGACTGAAATATATAAGGACAAGGTAACAGTTCTGTTTGTAATAACTCTAAACACAGGATTTCATGTTCCATGAACTCTAGAACATTTATTTGATCGATTCAAACAATCActttttcaacctttttttacaatattacaTTAGATTTAgaacaataataaattaaaagggATTCCAGACAAAAACACATATGGCTTGAATCTGCCTGTAACAATCACCCCATATCCATTTTGTATAAGCCTAAAATTCAAATACGGCATGCAGTGTTTAGTAATTTTATACCAGAGGTGTGGTGCATATATTTAAACTGCCAAACGAGTAAGGACCGCAATATAAAAGCTGTATTGCAGAgtgtaacttttttttacatggtgcaatatatatatatatatatatatatatatatatatatatatatatatatatatatatatatatatatatatatatatatatatatatatatatatatatatatatatatatatatatatatatataaaggaggggatagaagccacagatattaaggctagaaagctcctcaccatgcatggagggtttcaccccaagtccagcaccctgaggctgtacattaagcggaaagagggaggccgaggactagtgagcatcagggccactgtccaggatgaaccatcgaaaatccaagagtacattaggaagatggccccaacagaactgctcagtgaatgccttagacagcagaaacctgaggaggaagaggaggaggagacaacatggagtaacaagcccctacacggcatgtcccactgtcagatagaggaagtggctgatatcaagaagacctaccagtggctggataaagctggactgacagacagcacagaggcactgatcatggcagcacatgaacaggccctaagtacaagagcaatggaggccaatatctaccaccgtagatctgacccaaggtgcaggctatggaaagaagccccagagacagtccagcatgtggtagcagcgtctaagatgctcgccagctcagcatacatggaaaggcacaacctgtagctgtgatagtgtacaggaacatctgtacccagtatggactagaagtacccaaatcccaatgggacataccaccaaaggtggttgagaatgacaaggccaagatcctgtgggacttcagcttccagactgactaACAGCTGCTTGCTAACAaactggacatagtggtgatggacaaagagcagaagagagcagtggtgatagatgtggcgattccagctgacgccaacattaggaagaaggaacacgaaaagattgagaagtatcaaggatTGAAAGTAGAGCTGGAACATATtgtatgtggaagatcaaggttaatgtggtccccgtggtagtgggagcacttggggcagtgacccccaaactggaagagtggctccagcagattcctggaacaacatctgaagcctcagtccagaagagcgcagtcctagatTGACGGGTAAATTGAGAACTTCATCTGTAAGTTTCATCTTATCGAGGACAAGGGAGAGAGCAAGAAGCGAGGAGCAAGTGTCTCCCATGAGCTGTAGTCATGTGAGACCGTACGGACATGCTATTGGccgacagcatctgtgtgtgcactgcATTCCTAGACTCACAGTTCCTCCTGCAAATTGAAACAAAATGTAcctgcattttctttattttatgtttacttgtttttatgttgtcaaGAAGTACTTCTGtatagtaatggcatttaaagtACTGCAAATGGTGCTTATAGatggaaatttttaaaaataacgacttacaaacaattcaacttacaaacagctTCTCAGAACCAATTATGTTAGTATAttgaggactgcctgtactGTAATgtagcagttcaaaactcagcatccttttaccaatatattcactatctctcctttaGACaggtccaaaccatctcagtctggcctctctgacttcatctccaaaaactcttaacatgtgctgtccctctgatgtactcattcctgatcatatccatcctggtcacacgacaacgcagagatccgggacgaaaacacgggccaaagtgaagttttttgaaaacgccgggtctgcgttgtcatgtggacgctgtaaccgaaacttttccTATCCGgagggcgtctccctgcgatgaaaactgctgtgacgttagtgCCTGTGACCCCTGTCTATATGTACACACAGAGTagacggagttaaaaccagctattttctacatataacagctccacatcaaAGACGCCTTGATAAACATGCTtaacagttggatatttgttcttctgtttctttgagtcataaagtttgtatatttatttattcattcattcattgacgTTCCTCGTCAAATACGCcgacaccagttctgggtcagaccgggatgcgctggctgctggtgggagaactctgtcatgagtgcgcttggtttataataccaataaatttgttttcatatgtttggtatgaagtctgatattattgttttatcgtggaatttacatgggttcccgctagttttatttataatctgATTTTgaacgatgttttgtttttggaaaattCCCATATTCTCTCTGTCACATGTCTTTGAGTCACTGTTGGTGCAAGATGTTTGCCTTGATTACATGGCTACATTTTTAAATGGGCCACTTTGGATggaaacacagaatacattaccactAAATTGAAAGTCCCAATTTAGCATTtagcaaaatgaacaaaaaaacaaacgcctttggaaagtttctttgtgcAGGGTAAAATAGCCAACGAGAAGACAATAGAAGAATCTATGACTTCAAAGAAAGTACCAGTTCTTATGCAGGTTGTACCATCAAGTTTGTCGTATTTATCTGCCACACCTTAATGtcagtccgtgaaaatattgtgtgaCGTAAAACTGGTCCATGGCATGAAAAAGGTCGGGGACAACtcgaaggaggagggaggaattaTTGTCGCTGAGAGCGCAGTTATCATCGCTCACGAACAAGAAAGCTtttgaatttgtgtttattgttcatacacaaacacacagttatTTGGTGGTGTTAGTCATGAGAAGCAGGCCATTATTGATTTTGGGTATCAGTTGAACAAAATCAACATCTTTGGCCTCTTGAATATTGGAATTATTTGTGACTTTGCACTCTTTTCCACACTGACAAACATTGGAGTCTAGTTTTGATGAACTCACAGGGTCTGCGTGTGCATTGATAAACAAGGATAAGAAAGGTTGTTACATAGCTTCTCTTGTTTGCTGCAGTGTGGAGAGATTAACATGAAGTGTGTTGACTCTGTGAGAGCTGTGGTGGGCAGCTCTCCCATACCAACAAACAGAGCATGAGAAGTCTTCTGTATCAGTACTTCGCTTTAAGCATATCCGGAGCTAGTCTGATGCATTTCAAGGACTAGTGAACCTGCTACAGTGAGATGAAGAGCAGTACAGAATAGACATCATtttaacaaattcaaattttttgagCAATAagatctacacacacatactcataAGTGTCaacctctgattttttttaaagtaatatttatttgtacaaaGGAAGTGTGTAAGTGCAATTGAAATGAATTAAGGtaaaagatgacaaaaatatttgagtTGGTAGGAAAATATATGGTACTGCCTGTGAAACATAGAAAGGGAGGACAGGGACATGTGGTGTTCTGACCCAGTGCCAATGGGCTGCTTCCTCACATGTCAAAGCCAAAAGGCAGTAGCCGCCTGCCTACATATCCATCTGGGACCCatcaagaacacacacatacagagagagagagagatagagtggAGGTGCCCCATTGTCGCAGGGGAAAGGGAAGACCACCTTTGTCTGGTAATGAGAAGTATGACATGGATAGTGTTTTCTTTGCttaattttgttattattattttttatttatttatttattaagaaTATTAGCTAGACCTAAGGGTGGCAGTGCCAGATGCCCACTCCCTgagtcatttgtcatttgtcTCCTGGTTATTGAACAAGCATTGCATAATGTGCAAGGATAAATTGCTATTAATGTTCAGCAGTGCTTTGTTTGATCCACGTAAGTGATGATATTTTTCCCTCATATGTTAAACTTCCTAATCTTTCAGGATAATTTCTGAACCAAACCACTAAACATCATTAcagtggttaatgtgttccaggaccacccacaaatgacaaaattctgcaacattaaaacaaactatcatttacagtcatttaaatgtctatgaaccctcccataATGATATTAACTATTATAGATTGTTTAGagtgcttttaagtgtttcttaaatacacagaagtgcgctgcgttctgcgagtctcggaacgcagcgcacttccagatgctgtcaaccaatagaatgcttGGATGtgatcacgtgactacctactaaaaatccgcaatgaggtgaagccggacatcttgaagcgtgaatgcACAAGGCATTGCTGTACATTAAACATCCTTATATCTACTTAGTTTTCCATGAACATCTCCCTCTCATTTCaaggaaaaacaagacatttctCTCTTGACTTGACTCTTGACAGTGAGGGATTTCAGAGCCTGCTACGCATGACAGTTTAGAACAGGGGTGCTTCTACTTCCCAGCTGGATCCCCTCCCCACGGTTATGGTTAAagccttcctcccttcctttaTCCCCCTCATTTCTGCCTTCATCCACTCTTCTCTCCTGCCTAGTACTATTCCTACATCTTTCAAAACTACTGCAATTTCCCTTGTATTGAAAAAAATCGACTGGGCGTGAGGaagggtacactctgggtgtgactccagtgcactgcagagctcAAAATAATCACTGGCCTAATAATTGTGCACAGTGCATGTGTTTAGACATTCAGGGCAAAGGTGATTTGAGGTTCTGATGAGACAAGCACAGATAAAAACTTAAGGGTGTCTATGCTGTCTTTTGTCAGAACCAACTGCACAGATCTTTGTCTATCACTTGTTATCCCTCATGTCccagactctgtgtgtgtgtgtgtgtgtgtgtgtgtgtgtgtgtgtgtgtgtgtgtgtgtgtgtgtgtgtgtgtgtgtgtgtgtgtgtgtgtgtgtgtgtgtgtgtgtgtgtgtgtgtgtgtgtgtgtgtgtgtgtgtgtgtgtgtgtgtgtgtatgtctatgtGTCTGCTTATAACACTTCGGACAGGATGTCTGCCTCTTTCACTCattagatatacagtacagtggtacccctacttacgaaacgcctcaacaggaaaatattgcctctagttacaaaagaaatttcgagttacaaaaaataaaaataaaactgtaaaaatgcagtatgggctgctactcgcagcttcGAAAGGTTCCTGAAttcaacattcttatagctgctctgccattggctattacctagcatcctggcatcccattggctaagagggacctctgtctatagctagataggtgtctatgcagcgtcctcatcattcggccctcgacccatgacgtgttctgatagttttacgtaaatatattaacttttagagtatttactatggaccccaagaaaattacggagaaaagaggaaaagaaaagatgaagaaaagagttttttgtccatacaaagcaagagataatagaaaagcatgaaaaagggatgcgtttggttgatctcgccaaagaatatggccataatgcatgtacaattgccacgttattaaaacaaaaggaagtttaaggagtttaaggcatcggaGTGGGGGtttgagaagttcaaaaggaggactggaattcactctgttgttcggcatggtgaggcaagagtgcatgaaccaaagagggcaaaaaacaatgaggacagcagttaaaagataaattaacatcacttttgttctttattctttgttttttacgttatgcacaaccctcatttattgtgtaataatccaattgtaacatgtattttttttacatgttttgatgcatttttatgctttataaaacatttatgtctgaattttggggggcttggaacggattagggcatttgcatggaaaacgcgtctctacttacgaaattttctacttacgaaatttcttccagaaccaattaatttcgtaagtggaggtaccactgtacttgtTTTGTTCACCCAGTTAATATATGGGACATCTTCTGCGGTTATGTAGTCAGTGCAGGTCCATGCATAGCTGAACCTCTCctcctcacacaaacacacacactttgaataCCCACAGTTACAGTCCATCTGCATTAAGAGCACTGTACACTTGATATAGCAGATCAGGGACCAGTCCGACCCAACGATATCAGTGTGGTGAATTCCATCTCTGATTCTCTGAAGTCATCTTCTTTAGGCTCCCCCAGAGAAAGCTCCTGAGTCTGGGCCATTCCACTGCATCCACTGATTCATTATGTCTCTCCACAGAACCCTTAAGCTAGTAAGCTGAGAGGTcagctatccatccatccattttctcctGCTTATCCGGAGTTGGGTTGCGGTAACAGCAGCTTaaacagggaaccccaaacttccctttccctggccacatcaatcagctctgactgggggatcccaaggcgttcccaaaccagtgttgagatgtaatccctccacctggtcctgggtctgccccgagatCTCTTCCCAGTTGTCCGTGCCGTCCCTACGGAGGTGCCATGGAGGCATCCGGataccagatgcccaaaccacctcagctgactacTTTCCACGCGAAGCAGCAGCTGCTcttactctgagcccctcgcaaatAACATTGTCACCCTATCtttaagggagacaccagctacccgcctgaacaaaaaacattttagccgCTTGTGTCCGCAATCTCATTCTTTCGGtaatgacccatcgctcatgactgtaggtgagggtaggaacaaagattaaacggtagatggagagctttgcctctcagcttagctccctctttgttgcaacagtgcagtaaagcgactgcaataccgctcctgctgccccagttctccatccaatctcataTTCCAtagttccctcactcgtgaacaagaccccaagatacctcattccccactctgagaaggcagtccaccagcTTCCTGCTGGGGACCATGGACttagatttggaggtgctgatcttcATTCCGgccgcttcacactcacactccaAACAGAGCAGTGAGTGCTGCAGATCATAGGCCAATGatacaggaccacatcatctgcaaaaaacatcgatgcaatcctcagcccaccaaactgcaAACCCTCCTCGACACAACTGcgcctcaatatcctgtccatgaaaatcccGAACAAAATTGATGACAAAGTGCAAGCCCTGACGAAGGCCGACAGCCActtggaacaagtccgactGACTCCTGAGAAACCGAACACAACTCACTTTCCTCAACCAGCTGAAACTGCATGTCACTCCAATAACTGATGAAGACGTGTGCACATATGTCTATTGGGACTGATTGGACGGTTCAAAACAGCAGTGTGccaaaataatctaaatgttaaattgaatgtatgaatttggttgacaatatattgtaatgagagaggtgTTCTTGATTGtggggacgggaattttacaatttaaatggcttctacccgtcagtctttttttttctctttcggatgttgttgttgatgttgcaaatgggATGAAGCTGatgtctgttgtaataacatgtttgGAATGAAAgcgtaaaataaattaaaaactaataaaaaacgTGTGTAATATGGATGAGAAAGGTAGCTAAAGCTGGTACAAGAAATACCACCACAGAGTAATATATTGTCTCTCAGCTAACACAAGGAATGAATAATGTGTAACCTGCttggtttttgtaaatgtataAACACAGTGTGCCCTAAGAAACCTACCTCCCAAGAGGACAAAGTACTGCATGGTTCCATGTTCTTAATTATACTTTCtttgaattttattaaaaataatagtCACCCACTTAGTAGATTTGATGTGTTTGTCTGGGGTTGGTATAAAGTTATGGGAACAGATCATCATCCATGTTTATCCAGTTATCTGTGCATGAGAAAATTGATAGACAAGGGATATAACTTTAAAGAAAGAGGCCTGAGAGGTTTCACCAATAGCAGGTTTAGAGTGAACTTTAAACTGAGTATAAAAGAGAGAGTCAGGTTGGTTAAGTAGATTGTAGTGGTTAAAATCACCAAACAATTTAACTGTCAATTCAATAGTTCACATTTCtcactttttccatttttaagcCAGTTTCAGCACTTCCTTCTAGTACAATTTATAATCATCTTATTTGGATCTGTCTTTCCACTGCAGACGGGCTCACCTGCGGCTGTGTCTGGAGCGGTTGAAAGACCTCATACCCCTGGGACCTGACTGCAACCGTCACACCACCTTGAGCCTGCTCAACAAAGCCAAAGCACACATAAAGGTAAAGATAAGAACCCTGCTAAGATATTTGGATGGTACTGCATTCTTTAATTTGACCTATAAATAACAACCAAATAGTAAGAACAATTTAAGGAAGCAAAACGTCATGTGGTCTGGACAACACCACTGTGTTCGTTGGGTTAGAATGGGCTTTCTCAGTCAAAACAACATGGCCTGGTGCTTATTCAGTCCCAGCTACCTGTGTAAAATATATCCGAAGGTGCCTAAATCAATCCAATAGACTACAGTGGCAGAGCatgcggtagagcgggttgtccaatgttctgagatcggcaGTTTGTtccccgctcccgcccaaaaaagcACCCGGAGTGAGCTGAAAGTGGGAGGGGTcggctcacctctggagcactgccgaggcgcctttgagcaaggcgcccttgagaaaggcgcccttgagcaaggcgccgtctcCCTTAcatgttgctcatttggggcgcaccaagcaggagctgcccgccactttacctccctctgcatgagtacaggccccctgtgtgtttgtttgttcaggacCTGTACACAATAAcaaatgcatgtgatttgatttgactaactagagtgtgccactaatttcccttcggggattaaccgagtatataatttatttttttttaaaagataaccGACAAAGAAATCTTGTGTAAAATATGGTGTCTGCAAGAAGTGACGTTGAAGTTCATTGTTgttactgtttaaaaaaaaaagaaaaacatgtttgaatcaATTTCATTTGGTACTTTTAATCTCTGATATGAATTTCAAATTTCGGGGTTGGTGATTTTCCAACCAATTTTTTATTTGGGGAATCCTAAAAACTTGTGTCTACAAGACAAAACTCTGTTAATTTAAGGTGGTTTTCTACAAAACACACCGAAAACCCACTTTTCCAGCCcagtgtttatattgtacaaAGAAAGGTGAGTAAGTACAGTGACTTAATAATGTCTCATATTCTTTTACTGCACTTACTGAATATTAGCACACATAATTAAGGTTTCTGTATCTCACTCCTCTCTTCCATTTGATCAGAAACttgaagagacagacaggaagagccAGTACCAGTTGGAGTCTCTGGAGCGCGAGCAGCGGCACCTCCAGCGCCAACTGGAGTTGCTGAGCGGAGGCAACTGTACTGCAGCCCTTTGTAGTGTGGGTGAGGGGGAGCGTATACGCGTGGATAGCGTGAGCTCAACCCTCTACTCTGACCGTTCCGACTCTGACCAAGGTGAGTGAGAAGCCAATCTTGAAATAAGATTTGAAATTACGGACTCCAAAGATGCCAGCTCTTGGGTTGATTCTATAATGCTGAGGTGTACCACTCAGGGTCCCTCTACGTGAAAAATCAGGTGTTATTAACCATAATCGGCTTTCCCAGAAGCAAAAACAACCAgaaatgaagtataaaaacctgtattatattttgtt carries:
- the mxi1 gene encoding max-interacting protein 1 isoform X2, yielding MAKSEPDRSLKTEEFFFDTDASLFDGRHLQMSSYDFNNVFNSRDSHMDQINTFLKNVQVLLEAARFLESADRKDGKCEHGYASTFGSDLNSNYHRQRRFRNKFSSNHNRSTHNELEKNRNRLEKITKVCSEIIGFPTGSLSSIYEQQTLRLASIILQDSTLSPRSSFEWLPTQRNLRCPGYRTQRRKAAFVPKAENLLNSCRISLQVLCLPVTAYLFIFNLVIFTLLTLFITTHNAATI